The sequence TGTCATACGTAGAAATTTAGCCGAGCACTTTGTCCAACTGCCTAATGTCCATCATGTCCCACTGTATGTAAACAGGAAAAGTACCATTAATGGtgtttttgtggctgttttcaggTAAAAATGAGTCCTCCTACAAAAAAACTGCAGTTATGTCATATTTAGGTCCATATTCTATATGTGAATTGGGCAGTGAAGTGAATAAGTAATCTACATGGGTCATTTTTGGCTCAACGCTTTACTGATGCTTTACACCAAGTAATATGAGAAATGTGTTGCGAGGTGAAAATGTTGTTTGAGAGAAGTTATGATTTAAAAAACTGTTAATAAATAGTCTGTTTTTACTCCACTTATGTTCCTCCAACAGATGTTTGACGGCTGGGTTCTGAAGGGAGAGAAGTTCCCCAGCAGGCAGGACCACCAGCTCCCTCTACACCAGCGCTACACAGACTACTGCTCCTCCACAGCACCAGGAGCCACCAGCCGCTCCTCTCAGAACGTCGCCATGATCTTCTTCCGCATTCACAGCCCCGACAGTGGCTTCACCCTTGCTGTCAAAAAGCTGCACAACCCCTTCCGTGAGTCCTGCTGCACATCCTTGAAATCACTTGACGGCTAAAAAAGTctaaaagcaaaataaacagaaacaacatccataaaaataaaactaaattgtAAACCAAAACATAAAATCCTAAGAAGAATATAAGCAAGGACAAAGGCCTTGCATCTAAATCAGATTTGCGTTTATTtgtgtgcttttaaaatgagTTCCAGACTGGCGGTACctgcttgtgtgcatgcatgtgtgttcttCCCGGTCATTTGCGCTTGGTCGAGCATTAATCAAGGCCAAGAGCGACAGGCAGAGATTGAATGAGAGGGATGCACCTGTTTTCCAGCTGCTTGACAAACACGGTGTTAACACTGTGTCAAGCAACATAACAATCACAGTCTGCCTGTGAGACAAGGGCAGACAAAGAAAGAGCACTGACGCAAAAAAGGGAATTTGAATGGATTATCTATAGAGAAACAACATAAATCTCAAGCCACAGTGTGAGGTTTTATTCATATATTGACCATTAACTGCAGCTGTCCACAGTACTGGCCCTTTATTTCATCTGATAACAAGCCTCTGCTGTGTCATAGGGTGACCCAAATTGGGTAAAACTGGCCATAAAACAGCTGTACATGCAATGAGGTGATAATATGCAACAGTAAATATGTTATGTCCCACAAAATGTGTAGACCCCTCTTtgccaatacatttttaaaaaatcaccaGATTTTGGGACAGTTTGACAATGAGGGGcactaatgtgttttaaaaaataaaaataaaagcagattttattcatttgtaaaCACAAGTGACAGTTGGAAAAATGATACATGTTCACAACAGTCATAAGTCATTGATCCAGTCTTATAGATAAAATAGCAGTCTATAATCTCCTCAGCTTTGATTGGCACAGCTCCTTCTCcatgaaaatgtttctaaatgaaCAACATGCCCGCAGGAGTAAAGTGTTCCGACTCCTGTTGGTGTCTGTCTAGTCTTTCATACTGTTATCAATtcaaatttcattattttcttatcTTTGTCATCAGAACTGGAATTGGATTTCCATGCTCAACCCTAATTGTGTCCTCTCCCCGCAGTCAGCCTTGATTATGTCCAATTTGTGACATGAGGTGTCAGTAATGAGTTTCTCTGGTGATGGGTAACTGTTAATTCGAAAcctctccgtgtgtgtgtgtgtgtgtgtgtgtgtgtgtttgtgtgtaaagcCTGTAACATCATGTCTCAGAGTCCAGAGGGCAGCTTCACCATGGTGATGCCACACCAGCGCAGGAACTGCAGCTTCTCCATCATCTACCCTGTGGAGATCCGACTGACAGAGCTCAGCCTGGGGCAGGCCAAAAGCAATGAGCTCAGCccacaggtgagacacacacacggacacactaAAAGGCAGACAAACATCCTCCTTTGTCTGTGAAAAACAACTCTAATTGAAAAAGTACTCTCGCTTTACTTGAATTCTTCtgtaaataaacaaatttaTGGTGCACTGAGACCGGATTATGGTACTTTACAGAGACAGTGCCCTCTAGTTTGACTATAGCGCCAAAatgttgtacacacacagtgatgctcTCAGTAAAACCATTGATATTGGAGAAGGAGTCTTGGAGGTTTGTCcgtactactactacttttacaaaataaaaagtttcaGTTCACTGCTAAGATCAGCCTCTGGTCAAAACTAATTCCATTTGCCTAAACATGAACCTTAATTGCTAGAGAACTGGTGCCAGACCTGTGAATGGCTGCCCACATGTCAGATTTGTTTGGCAATTCACAATTATCAGGCTACAGTTCCCTTTAtttttatgtacagtacatttgtGTACAGTTCTTATTTTTAGATAAGgactttaaaataataaacCACCTTTCACAACAACTTTTATAGCTGATTCCATTCATGTGAGGTGAGCTTTGTGCAGTTGGAACACATCATTACCAGCTGTGACAGTGTTAgctgttattgttttcatctagtgcaggggtgtccaaactacggcccacGGGCCAACTGCGGAAaccgcaggaaattctaaaaatgtattgtaatacggcccacacatggaacttgcgctggactgtattgtacttcttagtctcaccgctaggtggagtaactgtcttgaacgaggcagcttctctataaaatgagtaatagaagaagaaagttgctacaggtgacccaaaatggcagaattaaggaaacgtaagagagcaagtgagtgtagaaagtttcagacgcggtgtgtgatgagagcacagctaataactaatgacgatcactgttgcattatggaggagctgcttgatgttagcagtctaaagagcaccacgacgggcaaggatgtttttgaagctgtgccagatgcagttggcatgatgggacttaaatgggacgagctgtgtggaggtacgacggatggggctccagctgggacaggagcgCAAAagaatctacggtgtccgccgaggggcaagaaagtggaggtaaggctgttgattcgagcaccagggctctagcacagactatttcaagcttccctctctgatgctgatgctggtgctggtgctggtgctggtgctggtgctggtgctgggggggggtgGTGtatgtgcgctggctaagtcgtggctctgtgctgcagtggttttattccctgagatcagaaatggaccagttttgaagagagaaggacctcttcatgagctcagtgaccctctctggttggcatgtttagtggatctcactgatcaccttaacacactgaacaagagcctacaaggcaaagaccagcttgtaccacaactaataaatgaaagcccactaatggaaaggctgtttttttttcttgaatcatattcagttatcaagcagaatttacctacatttgattgattttgccaactttaatccacgAGAGGggaggcgatatacatcacctctagtggattaaagttagcaatatagctcacttctagtgagtggcccagccctttgtgtgtttttctgtatgtggccctcagtgaaaaaagtttggacacccctgatctagtgagtctctgtgtgtgctttatttATCAGTCTGCGGACATATTTTGTCAATGCGAGAATGCTCCAACTGTGCTAGAAGCAGTTGTGAAACTTAATGGGTGTGTAGTTGCGATCAAAACGAAGGCTGAGTTTGAAAATCCTCCTTTCCAGAAGTAGGGAGGAAAGAAGTAGCCCAGTTTCAATCAATCGTCCCATCTACTGATCCAGCACAATCTAGGTAGCATCCACGGACTGCTGACAAATCTGCCTAGCCACAATATTTATTGGCAATAGTATCACTACTGTTTGTGAATTTTAATTCATGTGTTTATTCCTCATATTTGCCAGTTGTGTCTaaacagagtcagagagaaaataattacGATATATTCAGGCATGGCGTGGCTAAGACACAGGGAGATTCCCAGTGAGCCGGGCTGATTGTTTGGCAGCAAGGGACACTGACAACAATTTTATAAAAAGATCATTTAGGGTGTCAGGTTAGGTTGCGGTGAAGCCTGTATAACTAactcactcacctcacaaaACCTCTATGATACAAGTCCGATGGAATGTTGTACCCTGACTCTCTCCCCTGTTCTCCGTAGCGGTCGCACCACCTGCTTTGGTGCTTGGTCCAGCTGGTCTGACTGGACATAAGTCAGGAGCAGCCTTAGGTCCAAGCTGGGTTAATTTAGATCTTATTCAGgctctcatctctcctcttgGGGCCGTCATACCACCAGCTGCGGTGCTTGGTTCGGTTAGTCTGGCTGGATAGTCAGGAGCTGTCTTGGGCAGGGATCGTATCAAGGGTGTAACAAGGGTCATTGCTCTTAAATCAAACTAAACGCTTCATTTTccaatttgtatttttgtttttctatggTTTCTGAGGTGCTCAGGAAACATCACCATTTTGTCCATAGAGACCATCAAGGTCAGTGCACAATGTTCCATGTAGTTCCTATAATTTATTGCAGTAACATGTGACTAGATTTTATTAATCTTAAATAATTTAACAAttttggaaatatgcttatttgagAAAGCAATCCAGTACATGTAATGATTGCATCTCTAATAAACaatactgtaaacacaacattaacaataGTGTAAACATGTGTAAACATAAACAGTTTCACCCTGTTTgcagtcttcatgctaagcaAAGCTAGCAGACTTCTGGCTCCAGCTATATATGTCATCTTACGGTTCAGATAAGAGGTTTGTATGAATGTTCTCATATCGCTCCTGGCAAGAAAAGGAATAGgcatatttatatgtatatgtcaAGCTATTTCTAATAGAATTAATGACCTTattaaattagttttatttgtcttaaaTTTGACCTTATCCATATTCTAGTATTTGCCAAGGCTTGGCTATCATAGCAAtagtcaaaagaaaaacaccgGCAGTGAATCTCTGAAAATATTGTCCTTGAAAATAATCCAAGGTTTTGGAGAGTCATCCAAAATCAATGTTCTGTTTGGCAAATAGTTTGCAGGCCCAAACTGGCATTTTGAGTGATTTTGTTGTCGAGAGATGTTCTACTCCAACAGGTGCAACTTCGACAGCGAAAAGTCTAACTAGGTCTGAGTGAATCAGCTACAATCACATTAGCATTATTCAATCATAGCACATCATATTATTCATTAAACATGGCAGTTTGCAACTTCTTAGAACTGTTCTATGAAGACGTTGGCTAGTTTCTGAGGTGTAATATACTGGAATCAGTTGAACAGAAACAtagctccaaatgaatgattatgTTGCTCCATAACATCTTTTAAATAAGCAACTGCTTGCAAACAACTTTGCCATATCATCTTAAAAGGAGATTTGTAAATGTTGTGCTCTCGACTTGTTTGTGCttcccccaagtggccaaacaAAATCAGTTATTACACCTTTAAGTAAAGTTACCAATCTAAACACATTCCCAAATATAGTGCAAAAAGTTTGAGGAATAAGAGTTAATTAAACCTATTTACGGTCTTGATTACCTGTATTGCTATACCATGACAACTACAACCACTAGTAAGTATGCAGGAGGTAAAAGTTTACCTCATAGAAGATAACGTAGAATCATAGAAATGATTAATCATGTTTACAAAGCTGCAAAATGTGATGTaaatcaaataatatttttcacatttacagaacagaataatgtaaatatttcaggTATGGAAATATGTTAAATACATGTTTAATGTTTCATAGCCAGTTAAAAGCCTTTCAGTCATCCAAAATCCAAATCTCTTAAAGTTAGAGAAGGAAATGTTGTAAATCATGTTGATAAAGgcctgaacaaaacaaaatgactcCTGAAGATGTTGGCAGCTAGTCTGACACTGCCTGCCAGACCGCTGACATTATGATAAACTGCACTGCATATGCTGGGCCAAATACAACAACCTGACATTTCTACTCAAATGTTGAGGAAAGTAGTGTTCCAAAATCATCTGCTGCAATTTCAAAGATGACTTGTATGAACATTTCTACAGGCAAATACAGCTGCATgtaatcatgttttatttaaaaagcacaGAGGAGCATAGATTGAAAATATGATGGACCTAAGATTGAAACGTGAGGTACCCTTTAGCTTTAGGATATATTGCATTTTTCTGAACAACACATATGAGCCTGCTGCCTATGTGATAGTTAGATGGAGCTCTCTCTTAGCAGTGTCTCTAACTGTCATTCTGATCAATAATGCACAGTGACTGACGATATGCAGACCAAGATGGATTTTAAAGGTACCCCGTAGAGCTTtcttctaatctaatctaatatcaTCTCGGCTAATCCATCAATCATTCAATCTATAAAACGTTAGAAAAAAACGTTGTGAAAATTGTCCGTCACAGTACCATAGAGCCTAAGGTGAGGTCATCAAATGTCTTGTCTTGTCCAACAAATGATCCAGAACCCctaaatattcaatttattataatataaaatatataatgcaGATTTGAGAACCTTGAACAATCAAACTGTTGGGATATTTGCATGAAAAAGGACTTAAATAATTAGTTctctgtcaatcaactaattgattaaatgagtaatcgttgcagctctagttTACATTCAGTATTTCTCACCAGTGCATTCACCTGGTCATCTTCTTCCTCGTGTTGTATGGCTTGCATACATAACACATGGCCATTACCAACCTCTCCAGCCAACAGGAATATGCATTGTGTCCTCGTGCATGTGCTGGTAAactgcagatacacacagaaacaaaaacactgctgctcATCAACATTTTGTTGTTCCTTTTTTGCAGAAGCAGGTGTGGTCGGGCTGCTGGGGGTCAGGCGACTATGTCGAGCTGCTAGGAGGAAATGGGGTGGACACCTCTAAGATGTTCCCTGTAGCTgacctctgtttctctctcagtgggCTCGGTGAGTCAGAACCCCTCCAGTTTACTTCCAGTGTAAATCTTTGATTTCTATCATAACAGCTGTTGTCCATCACAAAAGCTTACTATTCTATgctattctatgctatgctatgccTAGGCTCACTATTTTCAACTTTTACCGAAAATTAACGATGTCAAGACATCAACACATTTAACTATGTATATTGACAAAAGCATTGAATTTAAAGTCCATCTGCACATTATGAtctcacacaaaacactgttcACCTCAGTGTTAGAGCAGCAGGATCCTGTCATTGTGAGGACAGTTCAGAATATGCTTCCAATAATAGACAGATTATGCTGCAGATGAGTGGTTCAAAATAATAACTTCCCGCACATATCTGCAAATTGTATTTTAGAAACTAATTTTCAGtcgattttgaaaaaaataaatactaataaatTCCTATATTTTCTGAAATAAACCATACCATCAccatacactcacactcagcccACAAAAGTGTTTAATAACGAATCTTTTATTGAAATTGGAAGAGCAATACCTATATTTTGAATTGCAATATGCTGTATTATACATCTTTACTATACTTACACTatctttattgatttattacgATCTGGGTGGATTGGTTCAATACACTtcacagacagaacagacacacacacttgtcataCCCAGGCTAAGACAGGCTGGCTAGACAACAAGAACGCTCTGTATGTGATCCAGTGTAaagcatctgtttttctctttggcCCCTCAGCCCAGATGAAGATTGGTTGTGATAACTCGGTGGTGAGGCTGGTGTCCAGTGGGAACTATATCAACCGTGTTTCCTTCCAGTACCGACTACTGGAACACCGTGAGCTCCCCAAGACCAGAGAGAACAGTCTGGATAACTTCTGCGCCGTGGAATGagatcacacacatacacacacacacacacacacacacacacatttgttaacgtgcacacacacacaatcacccAACTCTCTGTAAATACACCAGTTTGACGAATGTCGtcaataaatattttgtattgtatttgccaaatattttatttagtgttAACTTTGATCATAGCATATTTATTTGAGGAATTATTTTAATTCATCTCA comes from Pempheris klunzingeri isolate RE-2024b chromosome 7, fPemKlu1.hap1, whole genome shotgun sequence and encodes:
- the LOC139203954 gene encoding corticotropin-releasing factor-binding protein-like is translated as MSVALRAQLFLFLISLSSRMGLSRYIEDNEAADGLYSLLNLDQKRESEDFIFRRPLRCLDMLATDGYFTFVASQPQLACAAFIIAEPSEVISLELSDVNIDCSAGDFIKMFDGWVLKGEKFPSRQDHQLPLHQRYTDYCSSTAPGATSRSSQNVAMIFFRIHSPDSGFTLAVKKLHNPFPCNIMSQSPEGSFTMVMPHQRRNCSFSIIYPVEIRLTELSLGQAKSNELSPQKQVWSGCWGSGDYVELLGGNGVDTSKMFPVADLCFSLSGLAQMKIGCDNSVVRLVSSGNYINRVSFQYRLLEHRELPKTRENSLDNFCAVE